The proteins below are encoded in one region of Hordeum vulgare subsp. vulgare chromosome 3H, MorexV3_pseudomolecules_assembly, whole genome shotgun sequence:
- the LOC123441084 gene encoding F-box/FBD/LRR-repeat protein At1g13570-like isoform X1, whose amino-acid sequence MLGQFNLDFETMSTCKKARAEATSIVSSDRLSSLPPEIKGDILSRLNVEEAVRTSILSTTWRDEWTDMPEISLCDGNFTRTKFITLVDMVLLLHKGIIEEFDISGNKSYHDEFGRWMLMLSRRSPKSVIIKLNSGPRYRIPSYLFSIDGLMSLELENCIISLPLVFQGFKSLTDLSLKNFYSTDMDIQTLISSCPDLTDLILTSVEGIDCLNIQAPKLEYLNVEGEFEDIKLDAPNLEVAIFSLDQKAKAYQSVPIAHDKEGYVKQLLESISDVKTLSVSGSLFLKYLIKGCILTKFPAMFHRLENIYLGICIWDQRQASAICSFFQNAPNLKMVELWSYPRITWEHYQDQAIIQELTLEMQMDHLVTANVKHFGGLDYEVDFVAKLLSWAPALEEVKLEWKGKIDRSMVLTKLLALPRVSPRAKIIIT is encoded by the exons ATGCTAGGGCAGTTTAATCTGGATTTTGAAACAATGAGTACCTGTAAAAAGGCCAGGGCAGAAGCTACATCTATTGTGAGTTCAGACAGACTAAGCAGTCTACCTCCAGAGATAAAGGGCGACATCCTCTCCCGTTTGAATGTCGAAGAAGCGGTTAGGACTAGCATCTTATCAACTACTTGGAGGGATGAATGGACTGATATGCCAGAAATATCTTTGTGCGATGGGAATTTTACACGAACCAAGTTCATTACCTTGGTTGATATGGTGCTATTACTGCACAAGGGAATTATAGAAGAGTTTGATATTTCAGGTAACAAAAGTTACCATGATGAGTTCGGTAGGTGGATGCTCATGCTGTCAAGGAGATCACCAAAATCAGTTATAATCAAGTTGAACTCAGGGCCAAGGTATAGGATTCCCTCATACCTCTTTTCTATCGACGGTCTGATGTCTCTGGAACTTGAAAACTGCATCATCAGCTTGCCCCTGGTATTCCAAGGTTTCAAGAGCCTAACGGACCTCAGCTTGAAAAATTTCTACTCCACAGACATGGATATCCAAACATTGATCTCGTCCTGCCCTGACCTGACTGATTTGATATTAACTTCTGTTGAGGGCATCGACTGTCTAAACATTCAAGCTCCTAAACTGGAATATCTTAATGTTGAAGGGGAATTCGAAGACATTAAGTTGGATGCCCCTAATCTGGAGGTGGCCATTTTCTCTCTTGATCAGAAAGCTAAAGCATACCAATCTGTTCCAATTGCGCATGACAAGGAAGGCTATGTCAAACAGTTATTGGAAAGCATAAGTGACGTCAAAACACTTTCAGTTAGTGGCTCTCTTTTCCTGAAG TATCTAATAAAAGGATGCATACTTACGAAGTTCCCTGCCATGTTTCATCGCCTGGAGAATATTTATCTTGGCATATGCATTTGGGACCAGAGGCAAGCCTCGGCCATTTGTTCATTTTTCCAGAATGCCCCTAACTTAAAGATGGTTGAGCTATGG AGTTACCCTAGGATCACATGGGAGCACTATCAGGATCAGGCAATCATTCAAGAGCTCACCCTGGAAATGCAAATGGACCATCTCGTAACGGCCAATGTGAAACATTTTGGGGGTCTGGACTACGAAGTCGATTTTGTGGCAAAGCTACTGAGCTGGGCACCTGCTTTGGAAGAAGTGAAATTAGAGTGGAAAGGTAAAATTGACCGCAGCATGGTTCTTACGAAGCTATTAGCTCTGCCGAGGGTGTCTCCCAGGGCCAAGATCATTATTACATGA
- the LOC123441084 gene encoding F-box/FBD/LRR-repeat protein At1g13570-like isoform X2, translating to MSTCKKARAEATSIVSSDRLSSLPPEIKGDILSRLNVEEAVRTSILSTTWRDEWTDMPEISLCDGNFTRTKFITLVDMVLLLHKGIIEEFDISGNKSYHDEFGRWMLMLSRRSPKSVIIKLNSGPRYRIPSYLFSIDGLMSLELENCIISLPLVFQGFKSLTDLSLKNFYSTDMDIQTLISSCPDLTDLILTSVEGIDCLNIQAPKLEYLNVEGEFEDIKLDAPNLEVAIFSLDQKAKAYQSVPIAHDKEGYVKQLLESISDVKTLSVSGSLFLKYLIKGCILTKFPAMFHRLENIYLGICIWDQRQASAICSFFQNAPNLKMVELWSYPRITWEHYQDQAIIQELTLEMQMDHLVTANVKHFGGLDYEVDFVAKLLSWAPALEEVKLEWKGKIDRSMVLTKLLALPRVSPRAKIIIT from the exons ATGAGTACCTGTAAAAAGGCCAGGGCAGAAGCTACATCTATTGTGAGTTCAGACAGACTAAGCAGTCTACCTCCAGAGATAAAGGGCGACATCCTCTCCCGTTTGAATGTCGAAGAAGCGGTTAGGACTAGCATCTTATCAACTACTTGGAGGGATGAATGGACTGATATGCCAGAAATATCTTTGTGCGATGGGAATTTTACACGAACCAAGTTCATTACCTTGGTTGATATGGTGCTATTACTGCACAAGGGAATTATAGAAGAGTTTGATATTTCAGGTAACAAAAGTTACCATGATGAGTTCGGTAGGTGGATGCTCATGCTGTCAAGGAGATCACCAAAATCAGTTATAATCAAGTTGAACTCAGGGCCAAGGTATAGGATTCCCTCATACCTCTTTTCTATCGACGGTCTGATGTCTCTGGAACTTGAAAACTGCATCATCAGCTTGCCCCTGGTATTCCAAGGTTTCAAGAGCCTAACGGACCTCAGCTTGAAAAATTTCTACTCCACAGACATGGATATCCAAACATTGATCTCGTCCTGCCCTGACCTGACTGATTTGATATTAACTTCTGTTGAGGGCATCGACTGTCTAAACATTCAAGCTCCTAAACTGGAATATCTTAATGTTGAAGGGGAATTCGAAGACATTAAGTTGGATGCCCCTAATCTGGAGGTGGCCATTTTCTCTCTTGATCAGAAAGCTAAAGCATACCAATCTGTTCCAATTGCGCATGACAAGGAAGGCTATGTCAAACAGTTATTGGAAAGCATAAGTGACGTCAAAACACTTTCAGTTAGTGGCTCTCTTTTCCTGAAG TATCTAATAAAAGGATGCATACTTACGAAGTTCCCTGCCATGTTTCATCGCCTGGAGAATATTTATCTTGGCATATGCATTTGGGACCAGAGGCAAGCCTCGGCCATTTGTTCATTTTTCCAGAATGCCCCTAACTTAAAGATGGTTGAGCTATGG AGTTACCCTAGGATCACATGGGAGCACTATCAGGATCAGGCAATCATTCAAGAGCTCACCCTGGAAATGCAAATGGACCATCTCGTAACGGCCAATGTGAAACATTTTGGGGGTCTGGACTACGAAGTCGATTTTGTGGCAAAGCTACTGAGCTGGGCACCTGCTTTGGAAGAAGTGAAATTAGAGTGGAAAGGTAAAATTGACCGCAGCATGGTTCTTACGAAGCTATTAGCTCTGCCGAGGGTGTCTCCCAGGGCCAAGATCATTATTACATGA